The proteins below come from a single Eubacterium limosum genomic window:
- a CDS encoding arsenate reductase family protein, which translates to MKPIFLCYPKCSTCQKAKRFLEAQGVDYELRDIVEENPTKEELLKWMELYSGEPKKFFNVSGMAYRELALKDKVKTMTREEMAKVLSTNGMLVKRPELIFEDKVLVGFKEEEWAAALGL; encoded by the coding sequence ATGAAACCTATTTTTTTATGTTACCCTAAATGCTCAACCTGTCAGAAAGCTAAACGATTTTTAGAAGCCCAAGGGGTGGATTATGAGCTGCGGGATATTGTGGAGGAAAATCCTACAAAAGAGGAATTGCTGAAGTGGATGGAGCTTTACAGCGGAGAACCAAAAAAATTTTTTAACGTAAGCGGCATGGCCTACCGGGAGCTGGCGCTGAAGGACAAGGTGAAAACCATGACCCGGGAAGAAATGGCGAAGGTACTGTCCACCAACGGTATGCTTGTTAAAAGGCCAGAGCTGATCTTTGAAGATAAAGTGCTTGTAGGCTTTAAAGAAGAAGAATGGGCTGCTGCGCTGGGGCTTTAA
- a CDS encoding N-acetyltransferase — protein sequence MIRKMTEADLERVMEIWLDACIKGQSFIPEDYWRRHAEVVEKDYIPQSEVYVNEQDNAVNGFIAVVGGRHIGALFVDPDCWHQGIGRGLMEYALEHYKGMITLAAYAKNSRAVNFYRQMGFEVKEEEIEVESGCREYIMQGESK from the coding sequence ATGATCCGCAAAATGACTGAAGCAGACCTTGAACGGGTCATGGAAATCTGGCTGGACGCCTGTATTAAAGGGCAGTCTTTTATTCCGGAGGATTACTGGAGACGTCACGCCGAAGTGGTGGAAAAGGATTATATTCCCCAGTCCGAAGTTTATGTGAATGAACAGGATAATGCGGTCAACGGTTTTATCGCTGTGGTTGGAGGCCGTCATATTGGTGCTCTGTTTGTCGATCCAGACTGCTGGCATCAGGGCATTGGCCGTGGGCTGATGGAATACGCCCTCGAGCATTACAAAGGAATGATCACACTGGCCGCCTATGCGAAAAATAGCCGGGCAGTCAATTTTTACAGGCAGATGGGTTTTGAAGTAAAGGAAGAAGAAATTGAAGTCGAGAGTGGCTGCCGTGAGTATATAATGCAAGGAGAAAGTAAATGA
- a CDS encoding GIY-YIG nuclease family protein, translating to MNMDRKKELKEEYKNYRPEMGLFVIRHIETGKAFLEATNNIKGKINSDVFQLNMETFMRNRDLNKDWKRFGKDAFEVVVLEKLEYDEDDQGGKDYSDELEMLYGEWQRKLRSEGTELY from the coding sequence ATGAATATGGACCGTAAAAAGGAACTGAAAGAAGAATATAAAAATTACCGTCCGGAAATGGGGCTGTTTGTTATCCGTCATATTGAAACAGGCAAAGCATTTTTAGAGGCGACAAACAATATTAAAGGAAAGATCAACAGTGATGTTTTTCAGCTGAATATGGAAACCTTTATGCGTAATCGTGACCTGAACAAGGACTGGAAACGCTTTGGAAAGGACGCCTTTGAAGTGGTGGTCCTAGAAAAGCTGGAATATGATGAGGATGATCAGGGCGGTAAAGACTACAGCGACGAGCTGGAAATGCTCTATGGCGAGTGGCAGCGCAAGCTTCGCTCAGAGGGAACGGAGCTGTACTGA